A genomic segment from Portunus trituberculatus isolate SZX2019 chromosome 14, ASM1759143v1, whole genome shotgun sequence encodes:
- the LOC123503461 gene encoding transcription initiation factor TFIID subunit 1-like isoform X4 — MRMEINDKMVTTDDEDDAGEGQGAPSQTLSLTSFLFGNIDTHGQLEGDVFDVECKRQLASLSRLGLGSLLRQVTDDGDEDDDEDDDDDDREEEEEEVVEKSPSAVDYSDINEAVEDDALAQNEDDGEDYDAEEEENGLSKSDSELMPPPPLPKTESGNASSTTTATSTTTSSGSSSSRRVITPLAAMLPSKYLNVDVKELFPDFRPDSVLRFSRLFGPGKIANLPKIWKGVKRKKKKKFGPGGEDKGAGDDYFPGEETPPTPEIPKGFELQFAPEPPPYMCVADDSVRFSQTQEQDNNNNALNGEGDKANDRDPNKPHEADWRYGPAQLWYDMLDVPLSGTNFDYGFKIKGMNNSTDKSEEDEGFQDAPVPLKEENVATSGYEADSEEEIPDDCFHMVTQYNWEEDIIWNGDDMKHKQNQKRKNMAAGWVPSSYNRTAQAFSQPTKVATPFASTKASKVKCQMPKNNVDDTWYSIFPVENEELVYGKWEDNIIWDPENMATIPEPTVLTLDPNDENIILGIPEDVDPATLTQGNDAPVKVKIPHPHVKKSKILLGKAGVITTIEEESPPPPPKSPDKDPFNISNDEYYQPKSSEQTIKMSMGGGLLQHSTPVVELQPPFIPTYMGEKKLRLFHRPPLKRYSHGALSTMGPHSVLPLMKEIKKKAKQREMERLASGGGDVFFMRTPEDLTGKDGDIILLEYCEEYPPLLSQVGMATRFKNYYKRRAGNDKGPPEFRFGETAYAHTSPFLGAMHPGQSIQTLENNMFRAPLYEHKHIQTDFLIIRTRNNYWIRELDGVFTVGQECPLYEVPGPNSKRANNFIRDFLQVFIYRLFWKSKDNPRRIKMDEIKRAFPAHSESSIRKRLKPCADFKRTGVDSNWWVIKPEFRLPTEEEIRAMVSPEQCCTYFSMSAAEQRLKDAGYGDKFLSALEDDNDDDTQKLDDEIKVAPWHTTRAYIQAVRGKCLLQLTGPADPTGCGEGFSYIRIPNKPTQNKEEQEQQPKRTVTGTDADLRRLSLHNAKNLLRQYGVPEDEIAKLTRWEVIDVVRTLSTEKAKAGEEGMNKFSRGNRFSIAEHQERYKEECQRIFDLQNRVLASEEVLSTDDGSSEEEDNDSDMEEKGKYIENILANKKTTSQMTLEKEEQERKELQKMIMGEEDKDGDKRKGAKKDEDENSQFGFGTPGRLLRITRTFKTSDGKEYTRTEIVRKSAVIDTYVKIRTSKDESFIKNFAGQLDETQKEEMKRERRRLQEQLRRIKRNQERQQKGIVTPPKTKKPKLKPDLKLKCGACGQVGHMRTNKACPMYAGNTSSTQPINVALTEEQEEEMEKGGIEESEELINVDGTKIKLSSKVIKHAEELKRRSLVLKVPKDQVKNPKRRRAGTVVHCDYLKRKERSVNRRRIDPVITLSTIFEEMLNEMREMSDAQPFLFPVNVKQVPDYYNIVNHPMDLSTIRDNLRQKKYQSREEFLSDISQIVENSKLYNGVKSTLTVTAQKMLELCIDRFAEKEERLMRLEKAINPLLDDDDQVAFDYILDNIVNQKLFSMQESWPFMKPVNKKNVKDYYEIIQSPMDLSTIAKKVKNHKYHSRAEFMQDMELILTNSIRYNGQDSAFTQKAETLLQVCKDSLAEYEAHLDGLEKKITLAQERALEQAETDSLCTSLGPDDDTNYTFAEPEQDPPDHQMGSPSDNLLNYSGDEEEEHVNVVDGEEEEMMQTPKRRRLQQEQRNVLEEDLEFSDDEEDYGMQQQQQQDQQQQQQHHHMEEMSGADMVEAGMVLEGQYGSHQQGPDETQGAAEAMVQLSAQYSYYQGETGEYNPEGLGTEGNMEVDASYDPSVEFLGGMMPSQPHDDATINNDLAVSDSDDEAGRQVDHQQMENPPQEEEDDKDALWF; from the exons ataagATGGTGACcacagatgatgaagatgatgccGGTGAGGGTCAGGGTGCGCCCAGCCagactctctccctcaccagctTTCTCTTcggcaacattgacacacatgGCCAGCTTGAAGGAGATGTGTTTGATGTGGAATGCAAGCGGCAGCTGGCATCTCTGTCTCGCCTTGGTCTGGGCTCCCTTCTTAGACAAGTgacagatgatggtgatgaagatgatgacgaggatgatgatgatgatgaccgtgaggaggaggaggaag AAGTGGTTGAAAAGAGTCCATCAGCTGTTGATTATTCTGACATCAATGAGGCAGTGGAAGATGATGCTCTGGCTCAGAATGAAGACGATG GTGAGGATTATGatgctgaggaagaagaaaatggtctaaGTAAGTCTGACTCTGAGTTGATGCCTCCACCGCCGCTGCCCAAAACTGAAAGTGGCAatgcttcctccaccaccacagccaccagcaccaccacctcctctggCAGTTCATCCAGCCGCAGAGTCATCACACCCCTGGCAGCAATGTTGCCTTCCAAGTACCTTAATGTGGATGTCAAGGAATTGTTTCCAGATTTTCGACCAGACTCT GTGTTGCGGTTTTCAAGACTTTTTGGGCCTGGTAAAATTGCCAATTTGCCTAAAATATGGAAAggtgtaaagagaaaaaagaagaagaaatttggCCCTGGTGGGGAAGATAAAGGTGCAGGTGACGATTACTTCCCAGGGGAGGAGACGCCCCCTACACCTGAAATACCAAAAGGATTTGAATTACAGTTTGCACCAGAGCCTCCACCATACATGTGTGTGGCTGATGACAGT GTCCGGTTTAGCCAGACGCAGGAACaggataataacaacaatgcctTGAATGGAGAAGGAGACAAGGCTAATGATCGTGATCCCAATAAGCCCCATGAAGCTGACTGGCGTTATGGTCCAGCACAGTTGTGGTACGACATGCTGGATGTGCCACTGTCTGGGACAAACTTTGATTATGGTTTCAAGATCAAG GGCATGAACAATTCTACTGATAAatcagaggaagatgaaggctTTCAAGATGCTCCAGTACCACtaaaggaggagaatgtggCCACGTCAGGCTATGAGGCAGACAGTGAAGAGGAGATACCCGATGATTGTTTCCATATGGTGACACAGTACAATTGGGAGGAGGACATCATATGGAATGGAGATGACATGAAGCATAAG CAAAATCAGAAGCGCAAAAACATGGCAGCAGGCTGGGTTCCAAGCAGCTACAACCGCACAGCTCAAGCCTTCAGTCAGCCAACTAAAGTAGCAACACCCTTTGCATCCACCAAAGCCAGCAAAGTTAAATGTCAGATGCC GAAGAACAATGTGGATGACACGTGGTATTCAATATTCCCTGTGGAGAATGAGGAACTGGTGTATGGTAAGTGGGAGGACAACATTATCTGGGATCCTGAGAACATGGCCACGATTCCTGAGCCCACCGTACTGACGCTTGATCCAAATGATGAGAACATCATCCTGGGCATACCAGAGGATGTTGATCCTGCGACCCTCACCCAAGGTA ATGATGCTCCTGTTAAAGTAAAGATTCCACATCCTCACGTGAAGAAGTCAAAGATCTTGCTTGGGAAGGCTggtgtcatcaccaccattgaggaggagtcaccaccacctccaccaaagTCCCCTGATAAAGATCCATTTAACATCTCCAATGATGAATACTATCAACCAAAGTCCTCAGAACAAACTATAAAGATGTCCATGGGAGGAGGTCTTCTGCAGCATTCAACTCCAGTT GTTGAACTCCAACCACCATTTATTCCAACTTACATGGGAGAAAAGAAACTGAGATTGTTCCATCGTCCTCCCCTGAAGAGATATTCCCATGGTGCTCTTTCCACCATGGGACCACACTCTGTGCTGCCACttatgaaggaaattaaaaagaaagcaaag CAAAGGGAAATGGAACGTCTGGCCTCTGGTGGAGGTGATGTGTTCTTCATGAGGACCCCAGAGGACCTTACTGGCAAGGATGGAGACATAATTTTGTTGGAGTACTGTGAAGAGTACCCTCCACTCCTGTCTCAG GTTGGCATGGCTACCCGCTTCAAGAACTACTACAAGCGCCGTGCTGGCAATGATAAGGGGCCCCCAGAATTTAGATTTGGTGAGACTGCCTATGCTCACACCTCCCCCTTCCTTGGTGCCATGCATCCTGGCCAGAGTATTCAGACCCTGGAGAATAACATGTTCAGGGCACCGCTGTATGAACacaag CACATCCAGACAGATTTCCTGATTATACGTACCAGAAATAATTATTGGATCAGAGAGCTGGATGGAGTCTTCACTGTAGGGCAGGAGTGTCCTCTGTATGAGGTGCCTGGACCAAATTCCAAAAGAGCCAACAACTTTATAAGGGATTTCTTGCAA GTATTTATTTACCGACTGTTTTGGAAGAGTAAAGACAATCCACGGAGAATCAAGATGGATGAGATAAAGAGGGCTTTCCCTGCACATTCTGAGAGCTCCATTCGTAAACGCCTCAAACCATGTGCAGACTTTAAGCGTACAGGAGTTGACAG CAACTGGTGGGTTATCAAACCTGAATTCCGGCTGCCCACGGAGGAGGAGATCCGAGCCATGGTGTCCCCAGAGCAGTGTTGCACCTACTTCAGCATGTCTGCGGCAGAGCAGCGACTGAAGGATGCTGGTTATGGAGATAAGTTCCTCTCTGCTTTAgaggatgacaatgatgatgacactCAGAAATTGGATGATGAGATTAAG GTTGCTCCCTGGCACACCACGAGAGCATACATCCAGGCAGTGAGGGGGAAGTGTCTTCTCCAGCTCACAGGACCTGCTGACCCAACAG GTTGTGGGGAAGGGTTCTCATACATTCGTATCCCTAACAAACCAacacaaaacaaggaagaacaggagcagCAACCCAAGCGCACAGTTACTGGAACAGATGCTGATTTGCGTAGGCTTTCACTTCACAATGCAAAGAATCTCCTGCGTCAGTATGGTGTTCCCGAGGATGAG ATTGCCAAGTTAACCAGATGGGAGGTGATTGATGTTGTTAGAACACTGTCAACTGAGAAAGCAaaagcaggagaggaaggaatgaataaattcTCTCGAGGAAATCGTTTTTCCATTGCTGAACATCAGGAGAG ATATAAAGAAGAATGCCAGCGTATCTTTGACCTTCAGAACAGAGTGTTGGCATCAGAGGAAGTTCTTTCCACAGATGATGGTTcatcagaagaggaagataatgattcagatatggaagaaaaaggaaaatatattgaaaatatCTTGGCTAATAAGAAAACTACATCACAA atgactctggagaaggaagaacaagagagaaaagagcttCAGAAGATGATAATgggagaagaagacaaagatggtgataagagaaaaggggctaagaaagatgaagatgaaaattcACAGTTTGGATTTGGTACTCCAG GTCGTCTGTTGAGAATTACCCGCACATTCAAGACCTCAGATGGCAAGGAATACACCAGGACTGAGATTGTCCGCAAGAGTGCAGTGATTGACACTTATGTGAAGATCAGAACTTCAAAGGATGAATCCTTCATCAAAAACTTTGCTGGCCAACTTG ATGAGAcccagaaggaggagatgaagcgtGAGAGACGGCGCCTTCAGGAACAGTTGAGGAGGATCAAGCGCAACCAAGAGAGGCAACAAAAAGGCATCGTCACTCCTCCCAAGACCAAGAAACCCAAATTGAAGCCTGACCTCAAGTTGAAGTGTGGTGCTTGTGGCCAG GTAGGGCACATGCGCACCAACAAGGCCTGCCCAATGTATGCAGGAAACACCAGCTCCACTCAGCCCATAAATGTGGCTCTGacagaggagcaagaagaagaaatggagaaaggaggaatagaggaatcTGAAGAACTTATCAATGTGGATGGAACAAAGATTAAGCTTTCCTCAAAAGTGATTAAG CACGCAGAGGAGTTGAAACGTAGATCTCTGGTGCTGAAAGTCCCCAAAGACCAAGTGAAAAATCCCAAACGCAGGAGGGCAGGAACTGTGGTGCACTGTGATTACCTGAAGCGCAAGGAGAGGTCGGTGAACAGGCGACGCATTGACCCAGTCATTACTCTCTCCACCATATTTGAGGAGATGTTAAATGAGATGAGGGAGATGTCAGATGCACAGCCATTCCTCTTCCCTGTTAATGTGAAG CAAGTACCTGATTATTACAATATTGTTAATCACCCAATGGACCTGTCAACCATTCGTGACAACCTGCGGCAAAAGAAATACCAGAGCAGAGAAGAATTCCTCTCCGATATCTCACAAATTGTTGAAAATTCCAAACTTTATAATG GTGTCAAAAGTACATTGACAGTTACAGCACAAAAGATGTTAGAATTGTGCATAGACAGGTTCGCTGAGAAGGAAGAGCGACTCATGAGATTGGAGAAAGCAATTAATCCTCTCCTTGATGACGATGACCAG GTGGCATTTGATTACATACTGGACAACATTGTAAATCAGAAGCTGTTCTCAATGCAGGAATCATGGCCATTTATGAAACCTGTAAACAAGAAGAATGTAAAAGACTATTATGAAATAATACAGAGCCCTATGGATCTTTCCACCATAGCAAAGAAAGTCAAAA acCACAAATACCACAGCCGAGCCGAATTCATGCAAGATATGGAACTCATCTTGACCAACAGCATCAGGTACAATGGTCAAGATTCTGCATTCACACAAAAGGCTGAGACTCTTTTGCAAGTCTGTAAAGATAGTCTGGCTGAA taTGAGGCTCATCTTGATGGATTGGAAAAGAAGATTACTCTTGCCCAAGAACGAGCCTTAGAACAAGCTGAAACTGACTCTTTGTGCACTTCCCTTGGCCCTGATGATGACACTAATTACACATTTGCTGAGCCGGAGCAGGACCCTCCAGATCACCAAATGGGTTCACCCTCAGATAATCTTCTAAACTATTCCG gtgatgaagaggaagagcatgTCAATGTAgttgatggggaggaagaggaaatgatgcAGACACCCAAGAGACGTCGTCTCCAACAGGAACAAAGGAATGTCTTGGAGGAAG ATCTTGAATTcagtgatgatgaagaggattaTGGaatgcagcaacaacagcaacaagaccagcagcagcaacagcagcaccatcacATGGAAGAAATGTCTGGGGCAGATATGGTGGAAGCTggcatggtactggaggggcaGTATGGCTCCCACCAGCAGGGGCCTGATGAAACACAGGGAGCAGCAGAGGCAATGGTTCAACTCTCAGCTCAGTATTCATATTACCAG GGTGAAACAGGGGAGTACAATCCTGAAGGTTTGGGAACAGAAGGCAACATGGAAGTTGATGCCAGTTATGATCCTTCTGTGGAATTCCTTGGGGGCATGATGCCTTCACAG CCGCATGATGATGCTACGATCAATAATGACTTGGCTGTGTCAGACTCGGATGATGAAGCTGGTCGTCAAGTTGACCATCAACAAATGGAAAATCCTccccaagaagaggaagatgacaaaGATGCGCTGTGGTTTTAA